In Peromyscus eremicus chromosome 2, PerEre_H2_v1, whole genome shotgun sequence, a single genomic region encodes these proteins:
- the LOC131905004 gene encoding interferon alpha-12-like: MARPCALLTFLVVMHYWSSCCLGCDLPQTHHLRNKRASTLLAQMRRLSPLSCLKDRMDFVFPLEKVDAQHIQKAQAIPVLQELTQQVLILFSSKDSSAAWETSLLDTFCTGLHQQLKNLQACLMEQGEVLEPSLSQEDYVVAVRNYFHRITVYLKEKKHRPCAWEVVRAEVRRALSSSAKLLAGLTEEKE, translated from the coding sequence ATGGCCAGGCCCTGTGCTCTCCTGACATTCCTGGTGGTGATGCACTACTGGTCAAGCTGCTGTCTGGGATGTGACCTGCCTCAGACTCATCACCTCAGGAACAAGAGAGCCTCCACACTCCTGGCACAAATGAGGagactctcccctctctcctgtctgAAGGACAGAATGGACTTTGTATTCCCTCTGGAGAAGGTGGATGCCCAGCACATCCAGAAGGCCCAAGCCATCCCTGTCCTGCAGGAGCTGACCCAGCAGGTCCTGATCCTCTTCAGCTCAAAGGACTCATCTGCTGCTTGGGAGACAAGCCTCCTAGACACATTCTGCACTGGCCTCCACCAGCAGCTCAAAAACCTGCAAGCCTGTCTGATGGAGCAAGGTGAGGTGCTAGAACCTTCCCTGAGCCAGGAAGACTACGTGGTGGCTGTGAGGAACTACTTCCACAGGATCACTGTCTacctgaaggagaagaaacacaggccCTGTGCCTGGGAGGTGGTCAGAGCAGAAGTCAGGAGAGCCCTGTCTTCCTCAGCCAAGCTGTTGGCAGGACTAACTGAGGAGAAGGAGTAA